A stretch of Acropora muricata isolate sample 2 chromosome 7, ASM3666990v1, whole genome shotgun sequence DNA encodes these proteins:
- the LOC136922327 gene encoding traB domain-containing protein-like isoform X2, translating into MADPAVDEDKRSSNLNEEKPGVRETTELEEGSDDLGFEDAGDYNNLDKENENDGDQDEDDDCAGEDGDELMVVETPEGLTLVDPTENSSFYIVQENEGQETQETPPGMPTSAEARMAPDVSLSDELLMNIQHFRRSSSPQLPDTVTKLECGDGCKVYLVGTAHFSKESQDDVEKTIKAVQPDVVLVELCKSRVDILKYDEELLLREAKNIDMQKLRLAIKQSGVVAGVIQVLLLSLSAHITKQLGMAPGGEFRAAYREAKKIPGCQIHLGDRPIQITLSRAMSALSFWQKVKLGWHLLTTKDPISREDVEKCKQKDLLAEMLAEMTGDFPTLYKVFVSERDQYLARSLRLSAVPIEIHNSDGEPHGVIPSVVVGVVGIGHVDGITQNWDKEIDVKELLRIPETSRTSRLIRFSIKAFVGVILAWGCYKIGKYTRIAACIPMLH; encoded by the exons ATGGCGGATCCAGCTGTTGACGAAGACAAGCGATCTTCAAATCTGAACG AGGAAAAACCAGGAGTCAGGGAAACAACAGAGCTAGAGGAAGGAAGTGATGATCTTGGTTTTGAGGATGCAGGGGATTACAACAACCTtgataaagaaaatgaaaatgatggTGACcaagatgaagatgatgattgTGCTGGTGAAGATGGGGATGAGCTTATGGTTGTTGAGACCCCAGAAGGACTAACCCTTGTTGATCCTACAGAAAACTCTTCCTTTTACATAGTACAGGAAAATGAAGGACAGGAAACACAGGAAACACCACCAG gtATGCCAACCAGTGCAGAGGCCAGAATGGCTCCAGATGTCAGCCTGTCAGATGAACTGTTAATGAACATTCAGCATTTTCGAAGAAGCTCCAGTCCTCAACTCCCAGACACAGTCACTAAGCTTGAGTGTGGGGATGGATGTAAGGTGTATCTTGTGGGTACAGCACATTTCAGTAAAGAGAGTCAGGATGATGTGGAAAAG ACGATCAAAGCTGTGCAACCAGATGTTGTCTTAGTTGAACTCTGCAAAAGCCGAGTGGACATTCTCAAATATGATGAGGAGTTGTTACTGAGAGAGGCAAAAAATATTGACATGCAAAAGCTAAGGCTTGCAATAAAACAA AGCGGTGTTGTTGCCGGTGTTATACAAGTCCTCTTGCTAAGCCTGTCAGCCCACATAACCAAGCAGCTTGGTATGGCTCCAGGAGGCGAGTTTAGAGCCGCATATAGAGAG GCTAAGAAAATACCTGGATGCCAGATACATCTGGGAGACCGTCCAATTCAG ATAACACTTTCCAGGGCAATGAGTGCTTTAAGTTTTTGGCAAAAAGTCAAACTGGGATGGCACCTTCTCACGACCAAAGATCCCATAAG tcGAGAAGATGTGGAGAAATGCAAACAAAAGGACCTTTTAGCGGAGATGTTAGCGGAAATGACGGGCGACTTTCCGACATTATACAAAGTTTTTGTCTCTGAGAGAGACCAGTACCTGGCGCGGTCTCTTAGACTGTCTGCTGTTCCTATCGAGATCCACAACTCCGATGGAG AACCCCATGGAGTTATTCCAAGTGTGGTGGTGGGTGTTGTCGGCATCGGACATGTAGATGGAATAACACAAAACTGGGACAAGGAGATTGATGTGAAAGAACTTCTTAG aaTTCCAGAAACTAGCAGAACAAGTCGGCTTATACGCTTTTCTATAAAAGCTTTTGTGGGTGTCATTTTAGCGTGGGGATGTTACAAGATTGGGAAGTACACGAGAATCGCCGCGTGTATTCCTATGTTGCACTGA
- the LOC136922327 gene encoding traB domain-containing protein-like isoform X1, protein MADPAVDEDKRSSNLNAEEKPGVRETTELEEGSDDLGFEDAGDYNNLDKENENDGDQDEDDDCAGEDGDELMVVETPEGLTLVDPTENSSFYIVQENEGQETQETPPGMPTSAEARMAPDVSLSDELLMNIQHFRRSSSPQLPDTVTKLECGDGCKVYLVGTAHFSKESQDDVEKTIKAVQPDVVLVELCKSRVDILKYDEELLLREAKNIDMQKLRLAIKQSGVVAGVIQVLLLSLSAHITKQLGMAPGGEFRAAYREAKKIPGCQIHLGDRPIQITLSRAMSALSFWQKVKLGWHLLTTKDPISREDVEKCKQKDLLAEMLAEMTGDFPTLYKVFVSERDQYLARSLRLSAVPIEIHNSDGEPHGVIPSVVVGVVGIGHVDGITQNWDKEIDVKELLRIPETSRTSRLIRFSIKAFVGVILAWGCYKIGKYTRIAACIPMLH, encoded by the exons ATGGCGGATCCAGCTGTTGACGAAGACAAGCGATCTTCAAATCTGAACG CAGAGGAAAAACCAGGAGTCAGGGAAACAACAGAGCTAGAGGAAGGAAGTGATGATCTTGGTTTTGAGGATGCAGGGGATTACAACAACCTtgataaagaaaatgaaaatgatggTGACcaagatgaagatgatgattgTGCTGGTGAAGATGGGGATGAGCTTATGGTTGTTGAGACCCCAGAAGGACTAACCCTTGTTGATCCTACAGAAAACTCTTCCTTTTACATAGTACAGGAAAATGAAGGACAGGAAACACAGGAAACACCACCAG gtATGCCAACCAGTGCAGAGGCCAGAATGGCTCCAGATGTCAGCCTGTCAGATGAACTGTTAATGAACATTCAGCATTTTCGAAGAAGCTCCAGTCCTCAACTCCCAGACACAGTCACTAAGCTTGAGTGTGGGGATGGATGTAAGGTGTATCTTGTGGGTACAGCACATTTCAGTAAAGAGAGTCAGGATGATGTGGAAAAG ACGATCAAAGCTGTGCAACCAGATGTTGTCTTAGTTGAACTCTGCAAAAGCCGAGTGGACATTCTCAAATATGATGAGGAGTTGTTACTGAGAGAGGCAAAAAATATTGACATGCAAAAGCTAAGGCTTGCAATAAAACAA AGCGGTGTTGTTGCCGGTGTTATACAAGTCCTCTTGCTAAGCCTGTCAGCCCACATAACCAAGCAGCTTGGTATGGCTCCAGGAGGCGAGTTTAGAGCCGCATATAGAGAG GCTAAGAAAATACCTGGATGCCAGATACATCTGGGAGACCGTCCAATTCAG ATAACACTTTCCAGGGCAATGAGTGCTTTAAGTTTTTGGCAAAAAGTCAAACTGGGATGGCACCTTCTCACGACCAAAGATCCCATAAG tcGAGAAGATGTGGAGAAATGCAAACAAAAGGACCTTTTAGCGGAGATGTTAGCGGAAATGACGGGCGACTTTCCGACATTATACAAAGTTTTTGTCTCTGAGAGAGACCAGTACCTGGCGCGGTCTCTTAGACTGTCTGCTGTTCCTATCGAGATCCACAACTCCGATGGAG AACCCCATGGAGTTATTCCAAGTGTGGTGGTGGGTGTTGTCGGCATCGGACATGTAGATGGAATAACACAAAACTGGGACAAGGAGATTGATGTGAAAGAACTTCTTAG aaTTCCAGAAACTAGCAGAACAAGTCGGCTTATACGCTTTTCTATAAAAGCTTTTGTGGGTGTCATTTTAGCGTGGGGATGTTACAAGATTGGGAAGTACACGAGAATCGCCGCGTGTATTCCTATGTTGCACTGA